The following are from one region of the Quercus robur chromosome 1, dhQueRobu3.1, whole genome shotgun sequence genome:
- the LOC126688959 gene encoding uncharacterized protein LOC126688959: MKIVHFAFRSCHNGLLRRFQRPHIVRILSTNATAGSGVGDKQTDSIESADEFERRIFGDFSGGNSKSDAFFEKLDRLGKARDWSGSRMGEGSNSQILDGLDESFNTLLDGMDGKLKKAATYFEFDEQEIEKDDYSFRPDMNFRLGMTYETKDLDLTKPGVRKPFKRTEFEVTTEEVLRKADFRNVRFLANFITEAGIIIKRSKTRISAKAQRKVAR; this comes from the exons ATGAAAATTGTTCACTTTGCCTTTCGCTCCTGTCACAATGGCTTATTGCGGAGATTTCAGCGACCACATATAGTTCGAATTCTCTCTACAAATGCAACTGCag GGAGTGGTGTTGGTGATAAGCAAACTGACTCAATAGAGTCTGCTGACGAGTTTGAGCGTCGGATATTTGGTGACTTTTCTGGGGGTAATTCGAAGTCTGATGCCTTTTTTGAAAAGCTTGATAGACTTGGGAAGGCTCGTGACTGGTCAGGTTCTAGAATGGGCGAAGGAAGTAATTCCCAGATTTTAGATGGCCTAGATGAAAGTTTTAATACATTATTGGATGGAATGGATGGGAAGTTGAAGAAAGCAGCCACgtattttgaatttgatgagcaagaaatagagaaagatgATTATTCATTTAGACCAGATATGAATTTTAGGCTCGGAATGACTTATGAGACAAAG GACCTTGATCTTACGAAGCCAGGAGTAAGGAAACCCTTCAAAAGGACTGAGTTTGAAGTTACCACGGAGGAGGTTTTGAGAAAGGCTGACTTTAGG AATGTCAGATTCCTTGCAAACTTCATAACAGAGGCCGGAATCATTATCAAGAGGAGCAAG ACTCGCATTAGTGCCAAGGCCCAGAGGAAGGTTGCTAGGTAG
- the LOC126688951 gene encoding putative serine/threonine-protein kinase-like protein CCR3, with product MSSPNSRDHTAIFLLVIIVIYFTRLESFVIPILFYFSFFFLSLNEEEKTASVTFFQMTISSFSLAITVTLITLISFLLQTVVYSLGSASTTTITYGTATVCGIIAAEPTQRIQCYQNGQIISIQPNISFEAISGGRSFFCGLRSGGFSLICWDTSSSNSSFKPKRIYHNEMIKMTDLAVGDAQVCAREVNSGMIYCWRGNSGSKFPSPGEALRFRAITSGSGFSCGILKNNSTVLCWGNGKIGAEIQRQFGNVSMSTLVAGKSHACGLTMTGILVCKGNNGSGQLDVPFSSAYEFSGLALGENFTCAIKVRNGLVACWGGKNRFEFDSNVIENVSFESIVAGLDFACGLTSSNLSMICWGPGWSNMPSELPLGMIIPGPCIQASCNTCGTYPNSEALCEGSGTICKSCQIQLPVAVPLKPITSSSQAVPPSTIARSKVLLAFVIVGSVGAFGGICTVVFCLWAGLCSFLRKNTHDSVQPTTTEANVDTAAMPQIGSNVPTSRSDSSKSQSPRMLRQRSGSSTSYKHADKTQIFSFSELSTATDNFSLENKIGAGSFGIVYKGKLADGREVAIKRGETSIKRKKFQEKDSAFVAELALLSRLNHKHLVGLIGFCEEKDERLLVYEYMSNGSLHDHLHNKDNINRSSSIWNSWKMRIKIALDAARGIEYLHNYAVPPIIHRDIKSSNILLDANWTARVSDFGLSLIRPESEHESMSTQAVGTVGYIDPEYYVLNVLTAKSDVYGLGVVLLELLTGKRAVFKNEEDGTGPMGVMEYAGPLILAGQLHKVLDKRVGLPEVTEAEAVRLVACTAMHCVHLEGKERPNMSDIVGNLERALALCEDNPGSLSPATLSTHSE from the coding sequence atgtcatcaCCAAACTCACGGGATCACACAGCTATTTTCTTGCTAGTCATCATAGTCATTTATTTTACTCGCTTAGAGTCTTTTGTCATTcccattcttttttatttttccttcttcttcctctctctcaatgaagaagaaaaaactgctAGTGTCACATTCTTTCAAATGACAATCTCATCCTTTTCACTCGCTATCACCGTCACACTTATCACATTGATATCTTTTTTGCTACAAACTGTTGTTTACAGCCTCGGCTCAGCCTCCACCACGACCATCACCTATGGCACTGCTACTGTCTGTGGTATCATTGCTGCTGAGCCTACCCAGAGAATCCAATGCTACCAAAACGGCCAAATCATTTCAATCCAACCAAACATCTCCTTTGAAGCCATCTCAGGTGGTCGCAGCTTCTTCTGCGGCCTCAGGTCTGGCGGCTTTAGCCTCATATGCTGGGACACTAGCTCATCTAACTCAAGCTTTAAACCAAAACGTATATATCACAATGAGATGATTAAAATGACTGATCTAGCTGTTGGTGATGCTCAAGTTTGTGCTAGAGAGGTCAACTCTGGTATGATCTATTGTTGGAGAGGGAATAGTGGTTCTAAATTTCCATCACCTGGAGAAGCATTAAGGTTTCGTGCAATCACATCTGGAAGTGGGTTTTCATGTGGGATTTTGAAGAACAATAGCACGGTTTTATGTTGGGGTAATGGTAAAATTGGCGCCGAGATTCAGAGACAGTTTGGGAATGTGTCAATGTCAACCTTAGTTGCTGGAAAGTCTCATGCTTGTGGTTTGACAATGACTGGAATTTTGGTTTGCAAAGGGAACAATGGTTCTGGTCAACTGGATGTTCCTTTTAGTTCCGCTTATGAGTTTTCTGGTTTGGCATTGGGAGAAAATTTTACTTGTGCTATTAAGGTAAGAAATGGATTGGTGGCATGTTGGGGAGGAAAAAACAGATTTGAATTTGATAGCAATGTGATTGAAAACGTTTCCTTTGAGTCCATTGTTGCAGGTTTGGATTTTGCGTGCGGATTAACATCGAGTAATTTATCGATGATTTGTTGGGGACCTGGTTGGTCTAATATGCCAAGTGAGCTTCCATTAGGAATGATAATTCCTGGACCATGCATTCAAGCTTCGTGTAACACGTGTGGTACCTATCCAAATTCCGAGGCTCTCTGTGAGGGGTCTGGGACTATATGCAAGTCTTGCCAGATTCAACTTCCAGTTGCAGTGCCATTGAAACCTATAACATCATCATCACAGGCAGTTCCTCCATCAACCATAGCCAGGAGCAAGGTTCTATTGGCGTTTGTGATTGTTGGATCAGTGGGGGCTTTTGGGGGCATTTGCACAGTTGTCTTTTGCTTATGGGCTGGACTATGCTCTTTCTTGCGCAAGAATACTCATGATTCTGTGCAACCCACAACTACTGAGGCCAATGTAGATACTGCTGCTATGCCTCAAATTGGTTCTAACGTCCCAACTTCAAGATCAGATTCCAGCAAGAGTCAAAGCCCCAGGATGTTGAGACAGAGAAGTGGGTCATCAACATCATATAAGCATGCGGACAAGACTCAGATATTTTCTTTCTCAGAGCTTTCCACTGCCACCGACAACTTCTCATTGGAAAACAAGATTGGTGCAGGGAGCTTTGGTATTGTTTACAAAGGCAAGCTTGCAGATGGCCGTGAAGTTGCGATTAAAAGGGGAGAAACTTctatcaaaagaaagaaattccAGGAAAAAGATAGTGCATTTGTTGCTGAATTGGCATTGTTATCTCGGCTTAACCATAAGCACTTAGTGGGGTTAATTGGATTCTGCGAAGAAAAGGATGAGAGGCTTTTGGTTTATGAGTACATGAGCAATGGTTCACTCCATGATCATTTGCATAACAAGGACAACATTAATAGAAGTAGCAGCATTTGGAATTCTTGGAAAATGAGGATCAAAATTGCATTAGACGCAGCTAGGGGAATTGAATATCTGCACAACTACGCGGTGCCACCCATAATTCATAGAGACATCAAGTCCTCAAATATACTCTTAGATGCAAATTGGACTGCAAGAGTGTCAGACTTTGGATTGTCACTAATAAGACCAGAATCTGAACATGAGTCCATGTCAACCCAGGCGGTAGGGACAGTTGGATACATAGATCCTGAGTACTATGTATTAAACGTTTTGACAGCAAAGAGTGATGTTTATGGCTTAGGGGTGGTCTTGTTAGAGCTTTTGACAGGTAAAAGAGCTGTGTTCAAGAATGAAGAGGATGGGACAGGACCTATGGGCGTGATGGAGTATGCAGGGCCGCTAATATTGGCGGGGCAGCTACATAAGGTTTTGGATAAGAGGGTTGGGCTGCCGGAGGTGACTGAGGCTGAGGCAGTTCGGTTAGTGGCTTGCACTGCTATGCATTGTGTGCATTTGGAGGGGAAGGAGAGGCCTAACATGAGTGACATTGTTGGCAATTTGGAGAGGGCCCTGGCTCTTTGTGAGGACAACCCTGGTAGCCTCTCTCCTGCTACACTGTCCACTCATTCAGAATGa